In Quercus lobata isolate SW786 chromosome 12, ValleyOak3.0 Primary Assembly, whole genome shotgun sequence, a genomic segment contains:
- the LOC115971854 gene encoding dehydration-responsive element-binding protein 1A-like, whose translation MNIFSQCSDPHPFGSDSFSFDKAETSSLSDAGSGTSASTHKGAQYSDEEVILASRTPKKCAGRRVFKETRHPVYRGVRKRNKNKWVCEVREPKKKTRIWLGTYPTPDMAARAHDVAALVLRGKSACLNFADSAWRLRMPASNDAMDIRRAAAEAAEAFRPREFGGEGGGGGDDDEEVKNCEEVLGSCGESAVVEKKASVQENVVYLDEEELYDMPGLLVNMAEGLLISPPPCVGDSNNIDWDDMESDAQVSLWSF comes from the coding sequence ATGAATATCTTTAGCCAATGCTCAGACCCTCATCCATTTGGGTCTGACTCGTTTTCCTTTGACAAAGCAGAGACTTCTTCTTTATCCGACGCTGGAAGTGGCACCTCAGCTTCAACTCACAAAGGTGCTCAGTACTCCGATGAAGAAGTTATACTAGCTTCGAGGACACCCAAGAAGTGTGCTGGTCGAAGAGTATTCAAGGAGACACGCCACCCAGTTTATCGAGGAGTGAGGAAGAGGAACAAGAACAAGTGGGTTTGCGAAGTGCGTGAGCCGAAGAAGAAGACTAGGATATGGCTCGGGACGTACCCAACTCCAGATATGGCAGCACGGGCTCATGATGTGGCTGCTTTGGTCCTTAGGGGAAAGTCTGCGTGTCTCAACTTCGCGGACTCAGCTTGGAGGTTGCGTATGCCTGCTTCAAATGATGCCATGGACATAAGGAGGGCTGCCGCGGAGGCGGCGGAGGCTTTTCGGCCTAGAGAGTTTGGTGGGGaaggcggtggtggtggtgatgatgatgaggaagtGAAGAATTGTGAAGAGGTTTTAGGAAGCTGTGGTGAGAGTGCTGTGGTGGAGAAGAAAGCAAGTGTGCAAGAAAATGTGGTTTATTTGGATGAGGAGGAATTGTATGACATGCCTGGCCTGTTGGTGAATATGGCTGAAGGGCTTTTAATATCTCCACCTCCTTGTGTTGGGGATAGTAATAATATCGACTGGGATGACATGGAGAGTGATGCCCAGGTGTCATTGTGGAGTTTTTGA